A single genomic interval of Microbacterium sp. BLY harbors:
- a CDS encoding small multidrug efflux protein → MNLIETFQNLVAQVPDLVQPLIVSLAGAVPFIEGEGAAGIGIIGGIPPVIAAVAAMIGNFLCVAILVLASAGARRAIVDRSRAKQAVTVGGGTGPTEDAVPADTGRGSARREKFQRAFERYGVPGVSLLGPLLLPTHFTATMLAASGIGKGRILLWQAVAIIGWTTVVAVLVGSAVSAIR, encoded by the coding sequence ATGAACCTCATCGAGACCTTCCAGAATCTCGTCGCCCAGGTCCCCGACCTCGTCCAGCCGCTCATCGTCTCCCTCGCCGGGGCCGTCCCGTTCATCGAGGGCGAGGGAGCGGCCGGCATCGGCATCATCGGCGGCATCCCCCCGGTGATCGCGGCGGTCGCCGCGATGATCGGCAACTTCCTGTGCGTCGCCATCCTGGTGCTCGCGAGCGCCGGCGCCCGCCGCGCCATCGTCGACCGGTCGCGGGCGAAGCAGGCGGTCACGGTGGGCGGCGGCACCGGCCCGACCGAGGACGCCGTCCCGGCCGACACCGGGCGCGGATCCGCACGTCGCGAGAAGTTCCAGCGCGCCTTCGAGCGCTACGGCGTGCCCGGCGTCAGCCTCCTGGGGCCGCTGCTGCTGCCGACGCACTTCACGGCCACGATGCTGGCGGCCTCCGGGATCGGCAAGGGCCGCATCCTCCTCTGGCAGGCGGTCGCGATCATCGGCTGGACGACGGTCGTGGCGGTCCTGGTCGGCAGCGCCGTCTCCGCCATCCGCTGA
- a CDS encoding histidine kinase: MRTPFPAPSDPGPGARQLARGITATWWYTVSAVVFIELMLAGAWTGIALALDRTGAALLVVGVGGILWTTSTLLQLYDYRHRADAAPRVAWARLTVPVVVAVAYGATAGAVVGSWQLAAMPVVQVFVLVSWPRGIRVRVVAAATLILIVLALIDSTTSFGWGVPWWVPVIYGAMLPGMTVSSLWWWDVLVTLDRARTSEARLAATQERLRVATDVHDLQGHHLQVIALQLELAERLLPTDPEAGMAQLRAARVSVDDARQGTRDLATRFRSVPLGDELANARDLLAAAGLAVDARIHPDADAAPAADLGPVIRETTTNVLRHGGGGRARLVLDRTADAWRYEIANDADPAAPDGTGGFGLDGVRRRIGDAGGTFEQRRGADEFVVTVTVPARAEAAR, from the coding sequence GTGCGCACCCCGTTCCCCGCCCCCTCCGACCCCGGTCCCGGTGCTCGCCAGCTCGCGCGGGGCATCACCGCCACCTGGTGGTACACCGTCAGCGCGGTGGTCTTCATCGAGCTCATGCTCGCCGGGGCATGGACGGGCATCGCGCTGGCCCTCGACCGCACCGGCGCCGCCCTGCTCGTGGTGGGTGTCGGCGGCATCCTCTGGACCACGTCGACCCTGTTGCAGCTGTACGACTACCGCCATCGTGCGGACGCCGCGCCCCGTGTAGCGTGGGCGCGGCTGACCGTCCCCGTCGTCGTCGCCGTGGCGTACGGGGCCACCGCGGGAGCGGTCGTCGGCAGCTGGCAGCTCGCCGCGATGCCGGTGGTGCAGGTCTTCGTGCTGGTGAGCTGGCCACGGGGGATCCGGGTGCGGGTCGTCGCGGCCGCGACGCTGATCCTCATCGTCCTCGCTCTGATCGATTCGACGACGTCTTTCGGCTGGGGGGTCCCGTGGTGGGTGCCCGTGATCTACGGCGCCATGCTGCCCGGGATGACGGTGAGCTCGCTGTGGTGGTGGGACGTGCTGGTGACCCTCGACCGGGCGCGCACGTCCGAGGCGCGACTGGCCGCGACGCAGGAGCGTCTGCGCGTCGCGACCGACGTGCACGACCTGCAGGGGCATCACCTCCAGGTGATCGCGCTGCAGCTCGAGCTGGCCGAGCGCCTGCTCCCCACCGATCCGGAGGCGGGGATGGCGCAGCTCCGCGCGGCACGGGTGAGCGTGGACGACGCGCGCCAGGGCACCAGGGACCTCGCGACCCGGTTCCGGTCCGTGCCGCTCGGCGACGAGCTGGCGAACGCCCGCGATCTGCTCGCCGCCGCGGGACTCGCCGTGGACGCGCGCATCCACCCCGATGCGGACGCGGCACCCGCGGCCGATCTCGGTCCGGTGATCAGGGAGACCACCACCAACGTGCTGCGCCACGGCGGTGGCGGTCGTGCGCGGCTGGTCCTCGACCGGACCGCGGACGCCTGGCGGTACGAGATCGCCAATGACGCCGATCCGGCGGCCCCGGACGGGACGGGCGGATTCGGTCTCGACGGCGTGCGGCGGCGGATCGGCGACGCGG